The proteins below are encoded in one region of Campylobacter helveticus:
- a CDS encoding tyrosine-type recombinase/integrase, which yields MQFKEIKTSYISNFLSYLEIRSKNHKKLSKKTKLTYLRAITSFFTFINENNEDLFEFSFNFSKLNTRNEKREEKLEHLSDDEIQRLINTIERLKIQKEDYASFRNALLIKLMLYAGLRISESLKVRLCDFNEDEEDMLKINILAKGGKEQFAYIKKAYIDDELDYFKEYLKESNYIMQTHNGKLLNRSNAFIIINRIYAKALIHKKGLHLLRHTLAMKLTSQNVNLVVIQKILRHASMQTTTIYAKANNEMLRKALGNLG from the coding sequence ATGCAGTTTAAAGAAATAAAAACTTCCTATATTTCAAATTTCTTAAGTTATTTGGAAATAAGGTCTAAAAATCATAAAAAGCTTTCTAAAAAAACAAAACTTACTTATCTAAGGGCAATAACTAGCTTTTTTACCTTCATTAATGAAAATAATGAAGATTTGTTTGAGTTCTCTTTTAATTTTTCAAAACTTAATACAAGAAATGAAAAAAGAGAAGAAAAGCTTGAGCATTTAAGTGATGATGAAATTCAAAGACTTATAAATACCATAGAAAGACTAAAAATACAAAAAGAAGATTATGCAAGTTTTAGAAATGCACTTCTTATTAAATTAATGCTTTATGCGGGGCTTAGAATTTCAGAAAGCTTAAAAGTGCGTTTGTGTGATTTTAATGAAGATGAAGAAGATATGCTAAAAATTAATATACTTGCTAAGGGAGGCAAGGAACAATTTGCTTATATTAAAAAAGCTTATATTGATGATGAGCTTGATTATTTTAAAGAGTATTTGAAAGAGAGTAATTATATTATGCAAACGCATAATGGAAAACTTTTAAACAGGAGCAATGCTTTTATTATCATTAATAGAATTTATGCTAAGGCTTTAATTCATAAAAAAGGTCTGCACCTCTTAAGACATACCTTAGCGATGAAACTCACCTCACAAAATGTCAATCTTGTCGTTATACAAAAGATACTAAGACACGCAAGTATGCAAACAACAACCATTTATGCTAAGGCAAATAATGAAATGCTTAGGAAGGCTTTGGGGAATTTGGGGTAG
- a CDS encoding type II toxin-antitoxin system RelE/ParE family toxin, with amino-acid sequence MQLYGNEVKEPHSKFLGRGLFELRVKGKDNVARLFYAFQKDKKIYILHGFIKKSQKTPKNELEIAYKKLKELNDE; translated from the coding sequence TTGCAACTATATGGCAATGAAGTAAAAGAGCCTCACTCTAAATTTTTAGGTCGAGGACTTTTTGAGCTGAGGGTTAAGGGTAAGGATAATGTGGCAAGATTATTTTACGCCTTTCAAAAAGACAAGAAAATCTATATATTGCACGGATTTATTAAAAAGAGTCAAAAAACACCAAAAAATGAGCTTGAGATTGCTTATAAAAAATTAAAGGAACTAAACGATGAGTAA
- a CDS encoding helix-turn-helix domain-containing protein — protein sequence MSNFIPVNKVLEKELKNKEFQKEYENLNAWFELQKKLIAARIKSKKTQSALALELGIKQSQLARFETKLNNPSFDTLIKYAKAVGLKKLRISL from the coding sequence ATGAGTAATTTTATCCCTGTAAATAAAGTTTTAGAAAAAGAATTAAAAAATAAAGAATTTCAAAAAGAATACGAAAATTTAAATGCTTGGTTTGAATTGCAGAAAAAATTAATCGCAGCAAGGATAAAAAGCAAAAAGACACAAAGTGCTTTAGCTTTAGAACTTGGAATTAAGCAAAGTCAATTAGCAAGATTTGAAACTAAGCTTAATAATCCTAGTTTTGATACCTTAATAAAGTATGCAAAAGCTGTGGGATTAAAGAAATTGCGGATTAGTTTATAA
- a CDS encoding mobilization protein codes for MKNNAEILNKNEENIISKRILFNKKSLEMINMMLPAYKDEIDDNLKESEKISLFINLCVEKMFKKDFLDRIKEF; via the coding sequence ATGAAAAATAATGCAGAAATTTTAAATAAAAACGAAGAAAATATCATTTCAAAAAGAATTCTTTTTAATAAGAAAAGTTTAGAAATGATAAATATGATGTTACCCGCTTATAAAGATGAAATTGATGATAATTTAAAAGAAAGTGAAAAAATCTCTTTATTTATTAATCTTTGTGTAGAAAAAATGTTTAAAAAAGACTTTTTGGATAGGATTAAGGAATTTTAG